AGGATACGCGCCGGCCACTCCGGCCTGTTGTCGCGCGCCGTCATCTCAGGGACAGTTCATGCTCACCCGTCGGACTTTCGTCGCCGCCTCTCTGCTTGCCGGAATCGCCCCGGCTTTCGCCGAGACTCCCGCTCGCACGGATCCCGTCGCCATCCTGACCGCGATCTATACCCGCGCCGCCAAGGGCAAGGGCGACGGTGGCGCCGCCTTCGTCATCGAGAACAAGGCAGCGAAGTCAAAATACCTCTCCAAATCGCTGGTCACGCTGTGGGCCAAGGCGGATGCGCACACGCCGAAAGGCGACGTCGGGCCGGTCGATTTCGATCCGGTCACCAATTCGCAGGAACCGGACGTGAAGTCGTTCAAGGTTGACGCTGAGAAGATGGAAGCGGACAAGGCGACGGTCGCGGTGACCATCACCGGCCACCGCAACGACCGGAAACCCGCCGACCAGATCGTGCGTTACGACTTCGTGCGCGAGGCCAATAGCTGGAAGATCGACGACATCAAGGGCTCCTCCGACGGCGAAGCCTGGTCGATCCGCAAGATGCTGACGGACTCGCTGAAGAGCTGACCGGAGACGACATGAGCGACGTCATCAACAACAAGGCCCATCACCGCTATGAGCTCGAGGTGGAGGGCCATCTCGCGACCGAGCATTACAAGCTCGACGGCGAAGTCATCACCTTCGAGCATACGGACGTGCCGAAGGAGCTCGGCGGCAAGGGCGTCGGCTCAAAGCTGGTGCAAGGCGCGCTCGACCAGGTCCGCGCGGCAGGATTGAAGCTGATCCCCCAATGCCCGTTCGTGAAGGCGTGGATCGAGAAGCATCCGGAGTACCAGGACCTGGTGAGGCGATGAGGGCACAGGCCCGCCTGTAGCCGGGCGGGCCTGCCGACGTCCACGGCCTATCGCCCGTGCTTGAGCATGTCCTGGTCAGTCAGATCCCAGTCCTGCCACAGCAGCAGCATGCCAAGGAGGACCGTCACCGCGCCGAGGCTGGTGTGGTAGATGCGCAGGAACCCTTCACCGGAATAGCCGAGGAAATAGGGCGAGGCGATGAGCCACAATCCGACCAGGATCGTCGCCACCTCCTGCCAGCGTTGCAGCGCGACATATTCGAGCTGACTGATGCCAAACACGACCAGGCCGACTGCAACCGCGTTCAGGATGACCATTGAGTCTGCGGCGATCGCGGGTTGTTCCTGGATGGGAAACCACGGCGAGACGACGATCAGTGCGCCCAGCACCATCCCGCACCAGTCTTCCCATGTTCGATGAGTATTCAAGAAACCAAAGTCCGACATCGTACCCTCCTACGACAGAGGCATACGTCTGCGGCTGGCGATCATGACACACCGAATATCTAGCGACCCTGCCTGCCGCATTCGGCGTATGTCCTGCAAAAGACGTGGGAGCCGCCGGCGACCGCGCAAGAGCGAATGCGAGGATTATTTCGATGGCCGCCGCGATGTTCGCCGGTCACCAACTCATATCGCGCTGCGGCTACAGGGCCCCGAGCCTCTGAAGCGCCTCGCGCGCGACCGGCAGGCCGGGCTTCAATTCCAGCGCCTTCCTGAAGTCGGCGATCGCGCCCTGCTTGTCGCCGAGCCGAAGCTTGGCCTGGCCGCGATTGTTCCAGGAGAACACGTCGGAGGGATCGTATTGCAGCGCCTTGTCGTAGTCGGCAAGACCGCCCTTGTCGTCGCCCTGGTAGAGCCGGATCATGCCGCGGTTGCGCCAGCCGCGCGCATCGGTCGGCGCAATGCGGATCGCCTCGCCATAGTCGGCGGCGGCGCGGTCGAGTTGCTCGCTGTCGCGATAGACGTTGCCGCGGTCGATATAGGCGAGCAGGCTGGGTGCAAGCTTGATCCGCGTGGTGTAGTCGGCGAGCGCATGCGCCATGTCGTGCCTACGGTAGTAGACCAAGGCGCGATTGGTGTAGGCCGTGGCATAGTTCGGATCGCGCTTGATCGCGGCATCGAAGTCGGCGAAGGCGCCGTCGAGATCGCCCTTGTTGTAGCGGGATTCGCCGCGATTGCTGTAGGCCAGCGCCAGCGAGGGATCGAGCTTGATGGCCTGATCGTAGTCGGCGATGGCGTGATCGAAGTCGCGCTTGAAGCTGTAGACGCGGCCGCGATTGTTGAAGGGGCAGGCATAGTCGGGAGCGAGCCTGACCGCCTCGTCGAGATCCGACAGCGCCGCGTCGAGCTCTCGCTTCTCGGTGAGACCATGGCCGCGATTGCAATAGGCGCCGGCGAGCCGGTGGCCGCTCTCGCTCCTGGTCTCGATCACGGTCGAGCACGCCTTGACCCGCTCCTCCGGCGTGCTGGTCAGCCCGACGCATGCGTCCCAGACCGGACCGCCTTCGGCCGCAGCCGGCAGCGGCGCCGTCGAAGCAAGCGCGGCGAGCAACGCCATGAGGCTGAGCGGGACACGCATTTTCGAGATATCTCCCCTGCGGCAACCTCCCTTGGTCGCACCTTGGCAAGGGCCGGTTCAGGCGCCTAGATCAGGAAAGAGGCAGCGCTTCGGAAGGATATTGCATGGCGGCATCGGTACGCGACAACAAGGAGAAGGGCCGCTTCGAGC
The genomic region above belongs to Bradyrhizobium arachidis and contains:
- a CDS encoding SPW repeat protein translates to MSDFGFLNTHRTWEDWCGMVLGALIVVSPWFPIQEQPAIAADSMVILNAVAVGLVVFGISQLEYVALQRWQEVATILVGLWLIASPYFLGYSGEGFLRIYHTSLGAVTVLLGMLLLWQDWDLTDQDMLKHGR
- a CDS encoding DUF3828 domain-containing protein yields the protein MLTRRTFVAASLLAGIAPAFAETPARTDPVAILTAIYTRAAKGKGDGGAAFVIENKAAKSKYLSKSLVTLWAKADAHTPKGDVGPVDFDPVTNSQEPDVKSFKVDAEKMEADKATVAVTITGHRNDRKPADQIVRYDFVREANSWKIDDIKGSSDGEAWSIRKMLTDSLKS
- a CDS encoding tetratricopeptide repeat protein translates to MRVPLSLMALLAALASTAPLPAAAEGGPVWDACVGLTSTPEERVKACSTVIETRSESGHRLAGAYCNRGHGLTEKRELDAALSDLDEAVRLAPDYACPFNNRGRVYSFKRDFDHAIADYDQAIKLDPSLALAYSNRGESRYNKGDLDGAFADFDAAIKRDPNYATAYTNRALVYYRRHDMAHALADYTTRIKLAPSLLAYIDRGNVYRDSEQLDRAAADYGEAIRIAPTDARGWRNRGMIRLYQGDDKGGLADYDKALQYDPSDVFSWNNRGQAKLRLGDKQGAIADFRKALELKPGLPVAREALQRLGAL
- a CDS encoding GNAT family N-acetyltransferase, which produces MSDVINNKAHHRYELEVEGHLATEHYKLDGEVITFEHTDVPKELGGKGVGSKLVQGALDQVRAAGLKLIPQCPFVKAWIEKHPEYQDLVRR